In one Nocardia tengchongensis genomic region, the following are encoded:
- a CDS encoding acyl-CoA thioesterase domain-containing protein has translation MTTSLQIPTPLGDVRIEPEGDGFRSIVPPELCYQGIGFGGYSAAVAALAGFEHMPGRTLRSIHAAFTAPTKPGALQAAARALSAGRSCGLCEVTIEQEGAPVLTTVAWFVNPQMMNGLESQGTQPISFDDCDRLPWVTESAPFLKGLNLRAVDYPLSYDDFYDGQARVALWAVPDATDSEHRTAEICGRLTDIMFFDAFLLDAGMRTESPLTRMISLDLSVIWSAGHAAPAPTLLEADGRIDHQLAGMQGTLRDTTGAVRASATTQARAFRDVRESPGS, from the coding sequence ATGACGACGTCGTTGCAGATTCCTACCCCGCTCGGGGACGTGCGCATCGAACCGGAAGGTGACGGATTCAGGTCGATCGTGCCGCCCGAATTGTGCTATCAGGGAATAGGTTTCGGGGGCTACTCTGCAGCGGTTGCCGCGCTGGCGGGATTCGAGCACATGCCTGGCCGCACACTGCGCAGCATCCACGCCGCGTTCACCGCACCCACCAAGCCAGGCGCGCTGCAGGCGGCGGCGCGGGCGCTGTCAGCCGGCCGCAGCTGCGGATTGTGTGAGGTCACCATCGAACAAGAAGGCGCCCCGGTGTTGACCACCGTGGCGTGGTTCGTAAACCCGCAGATGATGAACGGCCTCGAAAGTCAGGGCACACAGCCGATCTCGTTCGACGACTGCGACCGTTTGCCCTGGGTGACCGAATCGGCACCGTTCCTGAAAGGACTGAACCTGCGGGCAGTGGATTATCCGCTGAGCTACGACGACTTCTATGACGGACAGGCGCGCGTCGCGCTGTGGGCGGTGCCGGACGCCACAGACTCGGAGCACCGAACCGCCGAGATCTGTGGACGTTTGACCGACATCATGTTCTTCGACGCGTTCCTTTTGGACGCCGGGATGCGGACCGAATCCCCGCTGACTCGCATGATCAGCTTAGATCTGTCGGTCATCTGGTCAGCAGGACATGCAGCACCCGCGCCCACGCTGTTGGAAGCCGACGGGCGAATCGACCATCAACTGGCCGGCATGCAGGGGACTCTCCGCGATACAACCGGGGCGGTGCGGGCATCGGCAACTACCCAGGCCCGAGCCTTCCGGGACGTACGCGAAAGCCCCGGTTCATAA
- a CDS encoding DUF6881 domain-containing protein yields the protein MWLTIASDGLVGVRFGRDRPNVREQLAQAVTDELRLFPRDSVPGWMRVELGEHPAGNGHGWFDDTTASTCCNSEEECDCIDRAEAVSRAADFVPDLDGLRHLKVVHHSEFDHIAVSFSEILANGREWRRVELFRDGGSGLAAMSGRTEFTCLTSGRTPSIAEISSYPHLSAEAITTTDFQTAWLAVGGW from the coding sequence ATGTGGTTGACGATTGCCTCGGATGGCTTGGTTGGTGTCCGTTTCGGACGTGATCGACCGAACGTGCGTGAGCAGCTCGCTCAGGCTGTCACTGATGAGTTGCGTTTGTTTCCAAGGGATTCTGTTCCCGGCTGGATGCGCGTCGAGCTCGGCGAACATCCAGCCGGGAACGGTCACGGTTGGTTCGATGACACGACTGCGTCGACGTGCTGCAACAGCGAAGAGGAATGCGACTGCATCGATAGAGCTGAAGCGGTCTCGCGTGCCGCGGATTTCGTTCCGGACCTGGACGGGCTACGTCATCTCAAGGTTGTCCACCACTCCGAGTTCGACCATATCGCGGTGTCGTTCAGTGAGATTCTGGCCAACGGTCGTGAATGGCGGCGGGTCGAACTTTTCCGCGACGGCGGCAGCGGTCTTGCCGCGATGTCGGGCCGAACAGAATTCACATGCCTGACCAGCGGCCGGACGCCCTCAATAGCAGAGATCTCCAGCTATCCACATCTATCGGCCGAAGCGATCACCACCACCGACTTCCAGACAGCGTGGTTGGCAGTCGGCGGCTGGTAA
- a CDS encoding nitroreductase/quinone reductase family protein, translated as MARDSDPEKFRRGVNNFNKMIIGLQKLGVAFGSTHLLTVPGRRSGQPRIAPVAVVTIDGSRYLFQAYPRSAWVANVRAAGTATLSRGRRARTVRLEEVPAEARRPLLRVHVGNSSARVGKLFVDSGLVEKPDPDSVAAAAERIAVFRIEAE; from the coding sequence ATGGCACGGGACTCGGACCCGGAGAAGTTTCGCAGGGGGGTCAACAACTTCAACAAGATGATCATCGGACTGCAGAAACTGGGTGTCGCGTTTGGTTCGACGCACTTGCTCACAGTTCCCGGCAGGCGCTCGGGCCAGCCCCGCATTGCACCTGTAGCCGTGGTGACTATCGACGGCAGTCGCTATCTGTTCCAGGCGTATCCACGTTCAGCGTGGGTGGCGAACGTGCGGGCAGCCGGCACCGCGACACTGTCCCGTGGCCGTCGTGCGAGGACGGTCCGACTCGAGGAAGTGCCGGCCGAAGCCCGCAGGCCGTTGCTGCGTGTTCATGTCGGCAACAGCTCCGCCCGAGTCGGGAAACTGTTTGTCGACTCCGGACTTGTCGAGAAGCCCGATCCCGACTCGGTGGCAGCCGCGGCGGAACGAATTGCGGTGTTTCGAATCGAGGCCGAGTAG
- a CDS encoding TetR/AcrR family transcriptional regulator, whose product MTAHESPRLRADATRNRRAILDAADELLTQDGVENLTMDRVAAAAGVGKGTIFHRFGSRAGLIRELIFERAQDLLEHVQSGPAPIGPGAPAAERLLAFFDGFTGLIGDNIELVMAYAGVGRDSDDDRAAMMHQFWQRHIAALLTELHPDLDVELTAMLLHTSLGGTFVWEMIRRGETERYRAGVRALVASVIATPVGSGQMT is encoded by the coding sequence TTGACAGCCCACGAATCCCCGCGGCTTCGGGCCGATGCCACGCGCAACCGCCGTGCCATCCTGGATGCGGCCGACGAACTGCTGACGCAGGACGGGGTCGAGAACCTCACCATGGATCGGGTTGCTGCAGCCGCGGGAGTCGGCAAAGGCACGATCTTTCACCGTTTCGGGAGCCGCGCCGGCTTGATCCGAGAGCTGATATTCGAACGTGCGCAAGACCTTCTGGAGCATGTGCAATCGGGTCCGGCGCCGATCGGGCCGGGAGCGCCCGCCGCCGAGCGGCTACTCGCGTTCTTCGACGGGTTCACCGGACTCATCGGCGACAACATCGAACTGGTGATGGCATATGCGGGCGTCGGCCGCGACAGCGACGACGACCGCGCCGCCATGATGCATCAGTTTTGGCAGAGGCACATTGCCGCGCTACTGACAGAGTTGCATCCAGACCTCGACGTGGAACTCACGGCGATGCTGCTGCACACATCGCTGGGCGGGACGTTCGTCTGGGAGATGATTCGCCGAGGCGAAACCGAGCGCTACCGGGCGGGCGTCCGAGCTCTGGTCGCCTCGGTCATCGCCACCCCGGTCGGATCAGGGCAGATGACATGA
- a CDS encoding nitroreductase/quinone reductase family protein: MIDQRSRLRRLHWIKRWIYRGDRPHAIAKLLNRYWSSQYRSGSRLARLRDVELEVRGRSSGRPVRFPIVLADVDNVWYAVSMLGANANWVRNVQAANGVALVRHGGSWNVRLTEVPPARRAPILKRYLDIAPGARPHFPIDRSAPLSRFESIAPDYPTFRVDGFTPGERV; the protein is encoded by the coding sequence GTGATCGATCAGCGCTCACGGCTGCGCAGGCTGCACTGGATCAAGCGGTGGATCTATCGTGGGGACAGGCCTCATGCCATCGCAAAGCTACTCAACAGGTACTGGTCGAGCCAGTACCGCTCGGGAAGTCGGCTCGCGCGCTTGCGCGACGTCGAACTCGAGGTTCGGGGACGTTCAAGTGGTCGGCCGGTCAGGTTTCCGATCGTTCTGGCTGACGTCGACAATGTCTGGTACGCCGTGTCCATGCTGGGCGCGAACGCGAACTGGGTCCGCAACGTGCAAGCCGCCAACGGAGTGGCGCTCGTCCGCCATGGCGGCTCGTGGAACGTGCGTCTCACGGAGGTACCCCCGGCACGGCGCGCGCCAATCCTCAAGCGATATCTCGACATCGCGCCGGGTGCACGTCCACACTTCCCGATCGATAGGTCCGCGCCATTGAGCCGATTCGAGAGCATCGCGCCCGACTACCCCACTTTCCGCGTAGACGGTTTCACGCCAGGCGAGCGGGTGTGA
- a CDS encoding response regulator transcription factor — MTTQSPPVRPPLSRRHPVRVVLIDSDRSVRAAVADLLEVDPAVSVVGEADTLDRASTLVAGTKPDVAVIDPRLPDGDGLDICRTLRAGGAVTRFLILTADIEPGAMLAAVDAGAAGYILKDLSELALADAVKAIAAGQSRLESHTAPMLMRQARGRGDHRPAAALTTTEMAVMLLLADGLTDQQIAKRLVLTGATVHGYVTRLMRKFGLDDRGLLAAHTEQLRAPAPSTHGTN, encoded by the coding sequence ATGACCACCCAATCCCCGCCCGTCCGACCGCCGCTCTCGCGGCGCCATCCGGTGCGTGTGGTGCTGATCGACTCTGATCGCAGCGTCCGCGCCGCTGTCGCCGATCTGCTCGAGGTCGACCCGGCCGTGTCGGTGGTCGGTGAAGCCGACACCCTGGATCGGGCATCGACCTTGGTGGCGGGCACGAAACCCGATGTGGCCGTTATCGACCCGCGCCTGCCCGATGGTGACGGCCTCGATATCTGCCGGACCCTGCGGGCCGGCGGGGCGGTTACGCGGTTTCTGATCCTGACCGCGGACATCGAGCCGGGGGCGATGCTGGCCGCCGTGGATGCCGGCGCGGCCGGATACATCCTCAAGGACCTCAGCGAGCTGGCCCTGGCCGACGCGGTCAAGGCCATCGCCGCGGGCCAGTCACGTCTGGAATCGCACACCGCGCCGATGCTGATGCGCCAGGCACGCGGCCGTGGCGATCATCGGCCGGCCGCGGCGTTGACGACGACGGAGATGGCGGTCATGCTGCTGCTCGCCGACGGGTTGACCGACCAGCAGATCGCCAAGCGGCTGGTGTTGACCGGGGCCACCGTCCATGGCTACGTCACGCGGTTGATGCGCAAATTCGGGCTCGACGACCGCGGGCTGCTCGCCGCCCACACCGAGCAGCTCCGCGCGCCCGCCCCGAGCACCCACGGCACGAACTAG
- a CDS encoding GAF domain-containing protein: MSGSTDARNDHGYADASGSTIRETLSQLRLRELLAEVRDRIEEIIDARDRVDGLVEAMLAVTAGLDLEDTLRRIVRTAITLVDAHYGALGVRGPDGQLARFIHEGIDADTAEAIGHLPEGRGVLGLLFAQPKAIRMDNLADHPDSVGFPPGHPPMRSFLGMPVRIRGEIFGNVYLTEKANGMPFTEDDEVVVAALAAAAGVAIDNARLYETAQARQAWIAATRDLTTAFLATATPDTVLGQVVDRVRTLSDSQYAWLAVLPDPDLPVGEATELAIAEWSGPGHTHRGERISITGTILARALASATPLHLDTTTDADAEQLPIGAGPALVLPLHTGEATLGLLVVQRGDTRPYPRETAELTEAFAGQAALAMQLAAAQQRMRELDVLADRDRIARNLHDHVLQRLFAIGMAAQGTAARTRNPEVRRRLSDHIDDLQTVINEIRTSVYDLHAGEGPTRLRQRLDEVIRQHTADTSLHTSVRVTGPLDVVNAALADHAEAVVREAVSNAVRHSGADTLTIELTLDDDLVIVVEDDGCGLPDGLTPSGLTNLTHRAQTVGGHCELGPATVAGPHGPGTRMYWSAPL, encoded by the coding sequence GTGTCAGGTTCGACAGACGCTCGTAACGACCACGGTTACGCCGATGCGAGCGGTAGCACGATTCGGGAGACGTTGTCCCAGTTGCGGTTGCGGGAATTGCTCGCCGAGGTGCGTGATCGCATCGAGGAGATCATCGACGCCCGTGACCGGGTCGACGGCCTGGTGGAGGCGATGCTCGCCGTGACCGCAGGCCTGGATCTGGAGGACACCCTGCGCCGGATCGTGCGCACCGCGATCACGCTGGTCGACGCCCACTACGGCGCGCTGGGGGTGCGTGGCCCCGACGGGCAGCTGGCCCGGTTCATCCACGAAGGCATCGACGCCGACACCGCCGAGGCCATCGGGCACCTGCCCGAAGGTAGGGGCGTGCTCGGATTGCTGTTCGCCCAACCCAAGGCGATCCGCATGGACAATCTGGCCGATCACCCGGACTCGGTGGGATTCCCGCCCGGGCACCCGCCGATGCGCAGCTTCCTCGGCATGCCGGTGCGCATCCGCGGGGAGATCTTCGGCAACGTGTATCTGACCGAGAAGGCCAACGGGATGCCGTTCACCGAGGACGATGAGGTTGTCGTCGCCGCGCTGGCGGCCGCGGCCGGTGTCGCGATCGACAACGCCCGCCTCTACGAGACCGCGCAGGCCCGGCAGGCGTGGATCGCGGCCACCCGTGACCTCACCACCGCCTTCCTGGCCACCGCGACCCCCGACACCGTGCTCGGGCAGGTCGTCGACCGGGTCCGTACCCTGTCCGACTCCCAGTACGCGTGGCTGGCGGTCCTGCCCGACCCGGACCTGCCCGTCGGCGAGGCCACCGAACTGGCCATCGCCGAATGGTCCGGGCCCGGCCACACGCACCGCGGCGAACGGATCTCGATCACGGGCACGATCCTGGCCCGAGCACTGGCCTCGGCGACACCACTGCACCTGGACACCACCACGGACGCCGATGCCGAGCAGCTGCCGATCGGAGCAGGCCCCGCGCTGGTGCTGCCGCTGCACACCGGCGAGGCCACCCTCGGGCTGCTCGTGGTCCAGCGCGGCGACACCCGGCCCTACCCCCGCGAGACCGCGGAGCTGACCGAAGCGTTCGCCGGCCAAGCCGCACTGGCCATGCAGCTAGCGGCAGCCCAACAGCGCATGCGCGAGCTCGACGTGCTCGCCGACCGCGACCGCATCGCCCGCAACCTGCACGACCACGTCCTGCAGCGGTTGTTCGCGATCGGCATGGCCGCCCAAGGCACCGCCGCCCGCACCCGCAACCCCGAGGTCCGCCGACGGCTCAGCGATCACATCGACGACCTGCAAACCGTCATCAACGAGATCCGCACCTCCGTCTACGACCTGCATGCCGGTGAGGGACCCACCCGGCTGCGCCAACGCCTCGACGAAGTCATCCGCCAGCACACCGCCGATACCAGCCTGCACACCAGCGTCCGCGTCACCGGCCCCCTCGACGTCGTCAACGCGGCACTGGCCGACCATGCCGAAGCCGTCGTCCGCGAAGCGGTCTCCAACGCGGTCCGCCACTCCGGCGCCGACACCCTCACCATCGAACTCACCCTCGACGACGATCTGGTGATCGTCGTCGAGGACGACGGATGCGGCCTGCCCGACGGGCTGACCCCCAGCGGCCTGACCAACCTCACCCACCGAGCCCAAACCGTCGGCGGACACTGCGAACTTGGCCCCGCCACCGTCGCCGGCCCCCACGGACCCGGAACCCGCATGTACTGGTCAGCCCCGCTGTAA
- a CDS encoding serine hydrolase, protein MSTDAIEEFVQARMRADRVPGLSVAVVRGEQITWLRGFGTADLDTAAPARPETSYLWFSLTKIVTATAVMQLVDRGRLDLDAPAREYFPPLAVVWQPTPITLRHLLSHSSGLANPFPLRWVRPADAPAPDSHDFVERLLARHTRLRFAPGTRSSYSNLGFLVLGEVIALASGTAFEDHIRHSILGPIGMTHTGFTYPQLGRASAAVGYQPLPAPFLPLLRAVLPHGVVGHRYGPYAAYRPFYVNGSAYGGLIGGVDDLAILASAHLNEGSVNGVRLLSPAATKAMQKVTGRGGPRDFGLGWYRTHSADTSEAFVEHLGGGSGFWNVLRLYPQRRLGIMLMGNTTHYNYEAILAKIAEVGRA, encoded by the coding sequence ATGAGTACCGATGCGATCGAAGAGTTTGTCCAGGCGCGGATGCGCGCGGATCGAGTGCCGGGTTTGTCGGTGGCGGTAGTTCGAGGAGAACAGATCACGTGGCTGCGCGGGTTCGGTACCGCCGATCTGGATACGGCGGCACCGGCCCGGCCCGAGACCTCCTATCTGTGGTTCTCGCTGACCAAGATCGTGACCGCCACCGCCGTCATGCAGTTGGTCGACCGTGGTCGCCTCGATCTGGATGCGCCCGCCCGCGAATACTTCCCACCGCTGGCCGTGGTATGGCAGCCGACGCCGATTACGCTGCGGCACTTGCTGAGTCACAGCTCCGGATTGGCGAATCCGTTTCCGCTGCGGTGGGTGCGCCCGGCCGACGCCCCCGCACCGGATTCTCATGACTTCGTCGAACGCTTACTGGCGCGCCATACCAGGCTGCGCTTCGCCCCGGGGACGCGATCGAGCTACTCCAACCTCGGCTTCCTGGTGCTGGGCGAGGTGATCGCGCTGGCCAGCGGCACCGCATTCGAGGACCACATCCGACATTCGATCCTCGGCCCCATCGGCATGACACACACCGGGTTCACGTATCCACAACTCGGCCGGGCTTCGGCGGCCGTGGGATACCAGCCGTTGCCCGCCCCCTTCCTGCCGCTGCTGCGCGCCGTTCTTCCGCATGGTGTGGTCGGGCACCGGTATGGGCCGTACGCGGCCTACCGACCCTTCTATGTCAACGGCTCCGCCTATGGCGGGTTGATCGGCGGAGTCGACGATCTCGCCATCCTGGCGTCGGCTCACCTGAACGAAGGCAGTGTCAATGGCGTCCGGCTGCTGTCACCCGCCGCGACCAAGGCCATGCAAAAGGTCACCGGCCGAGGCGGGCCACGCGATTTCGGCCTCGGCTGGTACCGTACCCACTCCGCCGATACGTCCGAGGCCTTCGTCGAACATCTCGGCGGCGGCAGTGGCTTCTGGAATGTGCTGCGCCTGTATCCACAGCGGCGTCTCGGAATCATGCTGATGGGCAACACAACGCACTACAACTACGAAGCGATCCTCGCCAAGATCGCCGAAGTCGGCCGGGCGTAA
- a CDS encoding NAD(P)/FAD-dependent oxidoreductase, producing MTTLFEVAVIGAGISGLGTAIKLREAGITDFVVLEKADSVGGVWRDNTYPGCAVDIPSIAYSYSFAPHDDWSRKFAPQPEILSYLRETADRFRVSEHLRLGVEVFEASWDGPQRCWVLDTSGGEIRARSLVAAAGPWHEPSLPDIDGLDSFPGPVFHTSRWDHDIDLTGQRVAIVGTGASAIQVVPSIAEQVAELHVLQRTPQWVVPKMEPAPSRVVRRLGVHRLGWVHEFNRRREELILELTNIAFNHRWGQAAFKWIGRQNIRAAIDDPALRAALTPEWSVGCKRLLMSSDYYPALARPNVSVVSTGLTAVRGNTLIGEDNSKTEVDVVIMATGFKILDMPIAGKVRGSDGRSLSEHWDGSPQAYLGTAVPGFPNLYILFGPNVSAVASGFLIVESQLQQVVQALAHLRRSGAVSLEVRAHVMRQFNNDVQAALQSTVYNSGGCRSYYFDENGRNGFSWPWSARRLRRMTARFNPTDYIVTRA from the coding sequence ATGACCACCCTGTTCGAGGTTGCCGTGATCGGCGCCGGCATCTCCGGTCTCGGCACCGCGATCAAGCTGCGCGAGGCGGGGATCACCGACTTCGTGGTTCTGGAGAAGGCCGACAGTGTCGGTGGCGTGTGGCGGGACAACACCTATCCGGGGTGTGCGGTCGACATCCCCTCGATCGCCTACTCGTATTCCTTTGCGCCCCACGATGACTGGAGTCGAAAGTTCGCGCCGCAGCCGGAGATTCTGTCCTATCTGCGTGAGACCGCCGATCGCTTCCGCGTCAGCGAGCATCTGCGTCTCGGGGTCGAGGTGTTCGAGGCGAGCTGGGACGGGCCGCAGCGGTGCTGGGTGTTGGACACCAGCGGCGGCGAGATCCGTGCCCGTTCGCTCGTCGCCGCCGCCGGACCGTGGCATGAGCCGAGCCTGCCCGACATCGACGGCCTCGACTCCTTCCCGGGGCCGGTGTTCCACACGTCGCGCTGGGATCATGACATCGATCTGACCGGACAGCGGGTGGCGATCGTCGGAACCGGCGCCTCGGCGATCCAGGTGGTGCCGAGCATTGCCGAGCAGGTGGCCGAACTCCATGTCCTGCAACGGACTCCGCAATGGGTGGTGCCCAAGATGGAGCCCGCGCCGTCCCGGGTCGTGCGACGCCTGGGTGTGCATCGTCTGGGGTGGGTTCACGAATTCAACCGTCGGCGTGAGGAACTGATTCTCGAACTCACCAATATCGCGTTCAACCATCGCTGGGGGCAGGCGGCCTTCAAATGGATAGGACGCCAGAACATCCGCGCGGCCATCGATGACCCCGCGTTGCGTGCCGCCCTCACGCCCGAGTGGTCGGTCGGCTGCAAACGGCTGTTGATGTCGAGTGACTACTACCCGGCGCTCGCGCGCCCGAACGTCTCGGTTGTCTCGACCGGCCTGACCGCCGTTCGCGGGAATACCCTTATCGGCGAAGACAACTCCAAGACCGAGGTCGATGTCGTGATCATGGCGACCGGATTCAAGATCCTCGACATGCCGATCGCGGGCAAGGTCAGGGGCAGCGACGGACGCAGTCTGTCCGAGCACTGGGACGGCAGCCCACAGGCTTACCTCGGCACCGCGGTGCCCGGCTTTCCGAACCTCTACATCCTTTTCGGGCCCAACGTGTCGGCCGTCGCGTCGGGGTTCCTGATCGTCGAGTCCCAGTTGCAGCAGGTAGTTCAGGCACTGGCTCATCTGCGGCGCAGCGGCGCGGTATCGCTGGAAGTCCGGGCACACGTGATGCGGCAGTTCAACAACGACGTCCAGGCCGCGCTACAGAGCACGGTCTACAACTCAGGCGGATGCCGCAGCTACTACTTCGACGAGAACGGCCGCAACGGCTTTTCCTGGCCCTGGTCGGCGCGTCGCCTCCGCCGTATGACCGCACGCTTCAACCCAACGGACTACATCGTGACGCGAGCGTGA
- a CDS encoding GMC family oxidoreductase has protein sequence MAREFPHETSADYIVVGGGSAGVAVARRIADAGAEVLLLEAGGRNDSQLVRVPGMVGAMHGVGVLQRSVTWQPRTSPQLCAAGRRVSQMHGRGLGGGSAVNGMIWSRGHHKNYDDWAAAGCVGWSHADVLPIFKSMEAFEDGANDYRGGSGPIGVTRARDLAAVTEAFLDTLATTAGVAHNADYNAAEQEGVSVAQWNAAGGRRQSSAEAYLRDAPPNLRVRTGAQVTRILIDKGSAVGVEIATKRGTERLVAHQEVIVTAGSFRTAQLLMLSGIGPAAHLAEHGISVLGDLPVGEGLQDHAVVPVVYNVTEGPVLGPAKFVAAMARERIRANSTFLAGSYMEGIAHIRSEFADAVPDLQLFATPLGRRGADATIPGVHPDIDGACFTVYLVLLYPESSGTVRLASRDPHVAPVIDPRYLSASADLDVLMSGLEIVREAMAHPGAASYVRAEVAPGRAGTTPAAVREDARRRISSVYHPTGTCRMGVDERAVVDPELKVRGIERLRVADASVMPSIPGGNTNAPSMMIGERAAQLVLEDA, from the coding sequence ATGGCTCGAGAATTCCCGCACGAAACATCCGCGGATTACATCGTGGTCGGCGGCGGCAGCGCCGGAGTGGCCGTGGCACGTCGGATCGCTGATGCGGGCGCCGAGGTCCTGCTGCTGGAAGCCGGCGGCCGCAACGACTCCCAGCTCGTCCGGGTTCCGGGCATGGTCGGGGCAATGCACGGTGTTGGCGTGCTGCAGCGCAGTGTCACCTGGCAACCGCGCACCAGCCCGCAGCTGTGTGCCGCTGGACGTCGGGTATCGCAGATGCACGGGCGCGGACTGGGTGGCGGCAGCGCTGTCAACGGGATGATCTGGTCCCGCGGGCACCACAAGAACTACGACGACTGGGCGGCGGCCGGTTGCGTCGGCTGGAGTCACGCGGACGTGCTGCCGATCTTCAAGAGCATGGAGGCGTTCGAGGACGGCGCGAACGACTACCGCGGCGGCTCGGGCCCGATCGGTGTCACCCGTGCGCGCGATCTCGCCGCGGTGACCGAAGCCTTCCTCGACACGCTCGCCACGACTGCGGGAGTCGCCCACAACGCCGACTACAACGCGGCCGAACAGGAGGGCGTCTCGGTCGCCCAATGGAACGCGGCCGGCGGGCGTCGTCAGAGCTCGGCGGAGGCGTACCTGCGCGATGCGCCGCCGAACCTGCGTGTGCGGACGGGTGCGCAGGTCACGCGGATCCTGATCGACAAAGGCTCCGCCGTCGGCGTCGAAATCGCTACCAAGCGAGGCACGGAACGTCTTGTCGCGCACCAGGAAGTCATCGTGACCGCCGGTTCGTTCCGCACCGCTCAACTGCTCATGCTCTCCGGAATCGGACCGGCCGCACACCTGGCCGAACACGGGATCTCGGTTCTCGGTGATCTGCCGGTCGGGGAGGGCTTGCAAGATCACGCCGTTGTCCCCGTGGTCTACAACGTGACTGAAGGTCCGGTCCTCGGTCCGGCGAAGTTCGTTGCCGCGATGGCCAGGGAGCGCATTCGAGCGAACTCGACCTTCCTGGCCGGCTCGTACATGGAGGGCATTGCTCACATCAGGTCGGAGTTCGCCGACGCCGTTCCCGACCTGCAGTTGTTCGCGACTCCGCTCGGTCGCCGCGGCGCCGATGCCACGATCCCGGGAGTTCACCCCGATATCGACGGCGCCTGCTTCACGGTATATCTGGTGCTGCTCTATCCGGAGAGCTCGGGCACGGTTCGGTTGGCCTCGCGCGATCCGCATGTCGCGCCCGTGATCGACCCTCGCTACCTGAGCGCATCCGCGGATCTCGACGTGCTGATGTCGGGACTGGAGATCGTCCGAGAGGCGATGGCACACCCGGGGGCCGCTTCCTACGTCCGCGCCGAAGTGGCGCCCGGCCGCGCCGGTACCACGCCTGCGGCCGTCCGAGAGGACGCCCGCCGTCGGATTTCGAGCGTCTATCACCCAACCGGCACGTGTCGTATGGGCGTGGATGAGCGAGCCGTGGTCGACCCCGAATTGAAGGTGCGCGGCATCGAGCGGCTGCGCGTCGCCGACGCATCGGTGATGCCGTCCATTCCCGGCGGCAACACCAACGCGCCGTCGATGATGATCGGCGAGCGCGCCGCCCAACTGGTCCTGGAGGACGCATGA
- a CDS encoding TetR/AcrR family transcriptional regulator → MAENQRVRRTQAERTASTKAALVDATIETIAEIGYHRASLGEICTRAGVSKGGLFRHFDSRLALVVEVAEEVGRRHLAGFRALGDAPVGEMLALTRSQSRARINAVWFELLIAARTDAELREQLTPVAARLYAAVDELAVVPSSGAGVDPALLRLMGTSLVHMFDGEAVLREVLPRPELEDARLQAAIELSNALVALRRNYPSVAIERSDKEK, encoded by the coding sequence GTGGCCGAGAACCAGCGTGTGCGCCGCACCCAGGCGGAGCGCACGGCATCCACGAAGGCAGCGTTGGTGGACGCGACGATCGAGACAATCGCCGAGATCGGCTACCACCGTGCTTCCCTAGGCGAGATCTGTACCCGGGCAGGGGTATCCAAGGGCGGGCTGTTCCGCCACTTCGACTCGCGACTCGCGTTGGTCGTCGAAGTCGCCGAAGAGGTCGGTCGCCGACACCTTGCGGGCTTTCGCGCCCTCGGTGACGCGCCCGTCGGGGAGATGCTCGCGTTGACGCGAAGCCAGTCGCGAGCGCGAATCAACGCGGTCTGGTTCGAATTGCTGATCGCCGCTCGCACGGACGCCGAGTTACGCGAGCAGCTCACTCCGGTGGCGGCACGGCTCTACGCTGCCGTCGACGAGCTCGCGGTGGTGCCCTCATCGGGCGCGGGAGTCGATCCCGCATTGCTCCGGTTGATGGGCACGTCGCTGGTGCACATGTTCGACGGAGAGGCCGTCCTCCGGGAAGTCCTGCCGCGACCGGAGCTCGAGGACGCTCGTTTGCAGGCTGCGATCGAGCTGAGCAATGCCCTTGTCGCGCTTCGCCGTAACTACCCCTCCGTCGCCATCGAGCGATCCGACAAGGAGAAGTAA